Proteins from a genomic interval of Papaver somniferum cultivar HN1 chromosome 4, ASM357369v1, whole genome shotgun sequence:
- the LOC113273176 gene encoding uncharacterized protein LOC113273176, with translation MINKSLDKEEREVLIALLRDCKDVFAFDYYERPGLDSELVAHTLGVSLEFKPVKQRSMEFPRATTLATRKRYQRTKAVRGKAISDLMAMFPGEGEDEVHGCLPGEVAVTDADKPWTMFFDGSSYGTVGGAGVVFESPQVELLSYSFKLDFPCSNNVTEYEALILGLRMAKELNLGSVEVKSDSKLVINQVNGDFYIKEPHLAPYGAEAQRLMNQTASTLDHTGRGGNKHVDALKTLASKVKLNSEEEGTVTIRRKELPNTWKEDLAFEEADY, from the exons ATGATAAACAAGAGCTTAGACAAAGAAGAGAGGGAAGTGCTAATTGCTCTGCTAAGAGACTGCAAGGATGTCTTTGCTTTCGACTATTATGAGAGGCCAGGACTCGATAGCGAGCTCGTAGCTCACACCCTTGGGGTGTCACTTGAGTTCAAACCAGTAAAGCAAAGGAGTATGGAATTCCCCAGGGCCACAACCCTTGCAACAAGGAAGAG ATATCAACGAACAAAGGCAGTAAGAGGGAAAGCAATTTCCGACTTAATGGCTATGTTTCCAGGAGAAGGGGAAGATGAGGTGCACGGATGCCTTCCCGGAGAGGTGGCAGTCACGGATGCTGACAAACCTTGGACCATGTTCTTTGATGGGTCATCATATGGCACCGTCGGAGGAGCCGGAGTAGTGTTTGAATCCCCACAAGTCGAGTTACTCTCGTACTCGTTTAAACTGGATTTCCCATGCAGTAATAACGTCACAGAGTACGAAGCGTTAATCCTAGGACTCCGAATGGCAAAGGAACTTAACCTAGGGAGCGTGGAAGTCAAAAGCGATTCAAAACTCGTGATAAACCAAGTGAATGGCGATTTTTACATTAAAGAACCACACCTAGCACCTTACGGGGCAGAGGCTCAAAGGTTGATGAACCAAACAGCGTCAACACTGGACCATACTGGCAGAGGCGGGAATAAACACGTGGATGCCTTAAAAACCTTAGCAAGCAAAGTGAAATTAAACAGCGAAGAAGAGGGTACGGTCACAATACGGAGAAAAGAGCTACCCAACACATGGAAAGAAGATTTGGCATTCGAAGAAGCCGATTATTAG